Genomic window (Vampirovibrionales bacterium):
TGGCACATGCTCGCATCCATTGACGCAACCCCCTATCAATTCTGCCGCCATTGAGACGTCGTTATGCGACCTGCGGCGGCCCCCCACCAGAGCCCCTTCACAAAAGGGGATCCTATCGGCATTAAAACGACAATCGTCGCTTTTGTGCATACCCGGCCAGCATCGCGCTATAGCTTGAGATAATGCCGCGCGCCCTGGAACATGGCGTTCATCAGGCCGATATTGGACAGGGGGTCAAAGCCGCCGGCGGTGAGATACTGTTGCAGGCGGGCCTGCCAGTAGGGGTAAACGTCTTCTTTATTAAGCTCCAGCGTGGCGGCAATGGCCGAAAGCTTGAGCCAGTCCATCGGAAAGGGCAGGGCCCCGCGCCACATATCGACAATTTCCACGCGGTTCTGGCGCGGAAAGCGCTTGAGGAACTGCACGTTCGACAGCCCGCAACGGATTTGGCGCTCTTTCAGGAATTCAATGCCCGGATCCATCAGCCGGGGTTCTTCCGGCAGGCGGTATTCGGGGTAAGACTCGGGAGACGCGCCCATCACCACGGCAATGCGCTCAATGGTCACTGAGCGCGTGGAAAAAGGGATCTCATGGTCAATCAGGCTATAGACGTACGAGAGCGTCACGCCAATCATCTCGGCGAAGTCTTTCTTGTGCAGGCGCGTTTCATCCAGAAAGCGGATCAACCGCTCGCTGCTACTGCTATCCACCTGCTCGCGCTTCTTCAGTGATTGCGCCATTCGCGCGTCACTCGCTTTCCTGAGCTTTCTCCCGTCCAGCGCCCGTTTGAAAGCGCGCTGCACGCCCCATCACGCCCCGCCGGGAGGATATTGGCCCCATCCCGTCAGGAGCAAGCCGCATGCCAGAAGACCCTGCCGGCTCTCATCAGCCTTCTTCGGCGTTCTCTGGCGCCGCCGAATACCGTTTACGGCGGAACGCAGCCAGCCAATACGCCGATGCCTGACCCTGCAGTCAGGAAACAGACCCCTTGAGACATGAGCTAGTGCCTTATCGTAGCAGACCATGGCCGCAATCCGCAATCAAAAGATGACGGAGCGGGACGCAGGAGAAGGGGCGTCGCCATCGCGCGCGCGCTGTTTTTCAACCGGTCTGGGAGGATTTCATCGCAAGCGCCTGCAAAGACGCGTCTTTAAGCGATTTCTTAGGAAAGACGCGAAAAAAAGGACGCGAGCATCGGATTTCCGCCAGGCCGAGGAGGCGCAGAATTATAAAAAAATGTAAAATAGTCTCAAAGCAACGCCGCGATTTGCCGAAACATCCGCTAAACTGAGAGATGAAACGTGATTTCGTAAGATGCGGCGCGCGATTTGAGGCCTTCACATGATTGAATCCATTGCGACGTTCGAGGAATTGAAGCAGCGGCTTCCGCACCTTCAGGATGTGGAAGGCGACCGGATGATTCTGGCGTGGGGGGATCAACCGCCGAATGCCTTTGTCGTCTCCTGCCAGGCGTCTACCAACGAACCGGCGGCCATCCAGCGCTTTGACGCCCGGATGAGCGAGGCATGGCGTCAGGCGCGGGATCTGTTTGCCGACTAACGACCCTGCCTGTGCGCTCCCCGCGATTGGACGCGAGGGGGCGTGGGCGACCTGTTGGCTGGGCGCGGGCGTCTGGGACGGCTGGCGCGCCATGGCTTACGATGATGCGCTGCTCGATTGGGCGCGCGAGCAATCGCTATGGCCCTCGCTGGCGCTGGCGCGGGCCTACGCATGGCGAGAGCCGACGCTGTCGCTGGGGACGCATCAGCCGGTCAAAGACGTGAGCGCCTTGCGCGCGCGCTTTGCCCAACGGCTGGCGCGGGGCGAACTGCAATGGACCCGCCGCCCCACCGGCGGGCGGGCGATTCTACACGACGGGGACGCATCTTTCAGCGTTATCAGCAATGCGCCGGCCTGCCTGCGCCTGAGCGTCGCTGACAGTTACCGGGTTTTCTGCCGGATTGAAGCGCATGCGCTCGAAGCGCTGGGGGTGAAGGCCCAGACGGCAGAAGCGATTCAGACATCCCAATCAGCCCCAACAGCGCCCGCCGGCCATCGCCCCAGCGGCGCGTATATGCGCTCGCCTGCCTGCTTTGAAACCCGCACGCAAACAGATTTGCTGGACGGCTCGGGCCGTAAAATCTCGGGCAGCGCTCAGCTTCGGCGCGCTGGGGGCTTGCTTCAGCAGGGAACCATCTTTTTACCCGGCGGCATCCCGCTGGATGCATTTGCCAGAGCTTTTTCGCAAGCGTTTGAAGCCGCGTGGCCAACAGCCGAGCGGATTCCTGAGGCGCGTATCACGCAATGCCCGCGCTTTCAAGCGTTATGGGCGGCGCGCCTGGACGATTACGCGGCCCAAAGCGACCGCCTGCTTATAACCGATCCGGGGCCGGGAGGGCCGCCAGCGCCCGCACCACGGCGGGATCCCATTTAACGCCCGCCTCGCGCGCCAGCAAGCGCAGCGCGTCCTCGTGGGCCAGGCCGTCGCCGCGATACGGTCGGTCGGCGGACATGGCCGCATAGGCGTCGGCCACCGCCAGAATCCGGGATCCCAGCGGAATATCGCGGCCTGCGAGTCCGGCGGGGCTGCCGCTGCCGTCCCAGCGAGCATTCTGGTACGTGACGTACGGCACAACGTCCGACAGGAAGTGAATCTGCGCCAGCAGAGACGCGCCGACGTTGGGATGACCGCGCAGGGCCTCCCATTCCTCGCGCTGGAGGCCTTCTTCTTTGACCAGCACCTGACGCGGGATTTCCATCTTACCGATCGCGCCCAACAGTCCGGCGTAATAGGCCAGATCGACGGTTTTCTCGTTCAAATCCATCGTTTCCGCGATACGGCGGGCGATTTCGGCGACCTGGCGGGCATGGCCGCGCATAAAGCGGCAGCGCGCGTCGATAGCAGCGCCGAGGCACTCGACAAAGCGTTGCTGATGCGCGCCCAGATCCGCGATATTCTCGGTCATTTGCGCGCGCAGGCTTCTCAGCTCATCGAGGCGGGTCTGATCTGCGCCCTGCAGGATTTCTGCCTGTGCGCGGGCTGACAATTGCTGCAAGCGCATGGCCACGACAAAGAGTTTGGCCGTGGCATCGGCCAGCGACAGCAGCTCGGAGCTGAACGGATGCGCCTCGTAACGCTCCAGCGTCAGCAAGCCCAAGCGTTTTCCGGCCTCGGTCATGGGCATGGCGAGCAGGGCCCGGACGTTTTCCTGCCCCAAACGCGGTATCGGCTCCCAGCGGGGGTCTTCCTGCACGTTGAGCAGCGTTATGGGGCGTCCGTCTTCCCATGCAGGGAGAAACAGGCTGTCGGGCTTCAACTCCAGACCGACCTGCCAGCGGCCGGGGCCCGTGAAGTCTTTGGAGGTGCCGGTCAGGCTCAGGCCTTCTTCGCCGCTTTCGCGTCGCGTAATCTGGAACAGATGGCAGGCGTCAGCCTGAAACATCCGCGCCAGAGTGGAGGCAATGGAATCGTACAGGACAAAGCTTTCGTCGGGTTGAAAGCCCATCACGCCGAGGGTTTTTTCGAGCGAGTAGATTTGAATCATCTCGTCGAGCTGGCGCCTGAGCTTGTCGGGGCACGAGCCCACGCTGTCGGCGATCTTATCGAGCAGGTCGGCCGACATGAAGTCTTCGGTCAGGAAGTCCCCCACGTTGAGGGCGTAGATGGCTTCGAGCGGATCGCGGCGCTGGGCGGCGGCGTCAAACGGCGAATCGGACGCATGAGCGTCATACGAGGAAGGCATGCCCGGAGGCGTTTGCATACTGTCTCCTTCTCGCGCCAGCATTGCCGCAATACGCGTGGTGAGGGGGATTGGGGTGAAAAGGGGGATACCCCTCTATCGGCGATTCCTCTCAACACTTTAGTAAATTTTGGGCCGGGGGGCAATGCGCCGCCCGCCAGCCCAACGGCCCCGCCCGCGCAAGCCCGCCCAATAGAAAAACCTGGCTAAAAGCCAGGTTCGGTATGGTTTCCCCCTCTAGAATCGTGCTGGTTAAAACACGTCGAGCGAAAGCGCTCAGACGGTTCAATTCCCCTCTTAGCAAGCCGATGGCAAGCGCAAACAGTCGTTGCGGTGATGAAGCGGCGGTATGACGCCGGGTCTCTGCCGGAGAAACGACTCGCAGCGTCCAGATAAAGCGTCCGGGCTCGGGTCGCGGATCCGGCGGTTTTTGGCGTTTTTGGTATCTACTTCAGCCTGTCCACATCAGCATAAAACCCCTGAAAACGCGACTGTTGACGGATTTTAAACAACTGTTTTTAGAATATATGGCCAGAATGAGGCCCAGAGAGGCCAAAAGATTATAAACAAAATCTTAACAACCTCGCAAAACCTCTTGAAATTCCCGGTTTTTGTGAACAGGCCGCCTGCCTTGCCCCGGCCGGGCGAAGGGCCTACACTGGAGAGACGGCCTGCAAGACGTTTGCCGCCGGAAAGGACGCCCGCCGCCGTATGTCTGTTTCGCCTGCCGTTGCCGATCCATCCGCTCAGGCGGAAGCGCCGGCGATTGAAGCCCACGGGCTGGTCAAACGCTATAAGGGCGTGTTGGCGCTGGACGGCGTGTCGTTTGAGGCCCCGGCCCGATCCGTGTTTTGCGTGCTGGGCCCTAACGGCGCCGGCAAAACCACGCTGCTGAAGATCCTCACCACAATGACCCGCCCGGATGAAGGCGACGCCCGCATTCTGGGACACGACATCCGCCGAAACGCCATGGCCATCCGCTCGCAAATTGGGGTGGTCTCACAAGACAATCACTTTGAGACGTATTTTACGGTGTGGCAGAATCTGGCGCTGCACGCCGAACTCCATGGCATGGCGCGCGAGACGTATACGCCGCGCATTGAAGCCCTGTTACGCCAAGTGGATTTATATGACCGCCGCCATGCCAAATGCGACGAGCTTTCTGGCGGGATGCAACGGCGTATTTCTTTGATTCGCGCGTTAATTCACCATCCGCGCCTGTTATTTCTGGATGAGCCCACCACCGGGCTGGATCCGGTCGCCCGCCGACAGCTCTGGCAGACGATTGCGGATATTCGCGACAATACGGCCATTATTCTGACAACCCACTACATGGAAGAGGCCGACGTCCTGAGCGATTGCATTCTGATGATGCATCGCGGCCGGGCGGTTATGAGCGGCTCGCCGCAGGCCCTCAAACGCCGCGTGACGCCCCTGAATCGCTATGAACTCCTGCTGCGAACGCCTCAGGCGCGCGCATTGGCGGCGCGCATCGATGCCGCGCTGAATGCGAATGCCGGCGCGGGCGGGGCCTCGGGCGGCGAAAGGATGCGGGTGACGCTGTGCGTCGGCGACGATCCGTATCGCCTGGAAATGAAGCTGGCCGACAGCGCGGATCTCTCGGCCCTGCTGACGCTCATTGAGCCTGATGCGCTCTTGCGCGTGGGGGCGCTGGAGGCGGATCTGGAAGATGTCTTTCTGGCGGTGGCGTCCGGGGCGTCGTTGACGGGGGAAGGCGCATGAGCGGCTTGCATTTTCGGCGCGGGGCGCTGCCGATTTTTCGCAAGGTCGTGGCCATCGAGACCGATAGCTGGGTGCTGGAATCGCTGACCACGATTGCGATTCCGGTGTCGTTCTATCTGGCGTTCGGCATGGGGCTGCGCGGCCAGATTCAGAACGTGGACGGCATGCCGTACATGGCCTTTATTACGCCGGGCCTGATTACGATGACGATTCTGCTGGAAGCCTTCAAGATCGGCGCCTGGAATCTGTGGCTGGGACGCTGGCACAACCGCATGATTCACGAGTTCCGCATCAAGCCGATCGCCACAGTGGACATTATCATCGGCGAGATTCTGGGCGCGTTTACGATGGCGCTGGCCAAAGGCGCGTTGGTGGCGCTGATCCTGTACCTGCTGAGCCCCTACGCCCTGAGCGTCGGCGCGCTGGGGGCATATCTGGCGTATCTGTTTCCGGGCTCGATTCTGTTTACCTGCTTTGGGACGATGGTCGGGACGTTCTTTCGCAAGCCGGATCAAATTGCGCAGTCGCAGGCGATTGTCATTACGCCGCTGCTGTATCTGGGCGGCCTGTTTTTTCCGACGAGCGCGTTTCCTGAGTGGGCCCAGCCGCTGGTGCGCTGGCTGCCGACCACAGCCCTGTTTGAAGGCGGGCGCCACGCGTTTATAACCGGGGTTTTTCATGGGGCGTCGTGGCTGGGGCTCTGCGCCATGGCGTTGATCAGCGTGGTCGTGGCCGCCGTGGTCTTTGATCGCGAGCTGTCCAGATAGGCCGGGAAATTGTGCGCGCGCCTGCGCCAATAGGGACGCAGGGCGTCCCTTTGGAGGATTAAAAGGGGCTCTCGGCGCCCGGCCTTACGGCGGATGACGGGCGTCTTCGGCCTGACGGCGCGGCGCCGGGTTACCCAGTTCGGGCTTTAATTGCCGCAAGAGGCGGCGATCCCGATCGCTGATGGAAAACAAGCGCTCGGTCAAGGGTTTTTCAGGCTGATCAGACGGATCGGATGGCGGCTCTGGGCCTGCAGCGCGCATCAGGGCCGGTAACAGCGTCGGTTTTGAGCGCGGCTGCAAGGCGCGGGCGATATCGTCGAGGCGTTCAGGGGCAATCGCCGGGTCGTCCCACCAGCCCGCGTAATTGGGCATGCCCCACGCCGGATTGCTGAGCAGAATTCGCTGGCGCTGCAAGAGTTCAATCAGCCGCAGGCGCGGAAAGTGCGGGGATTTTCCGCGTGAGGCGCGCGGATTGGGAGGCGGATCGCCCCACTGAGCGCTGAAGAAGCGGTCGTCGGCATGATCGTCTGGAAACCCGCGTCCACAAGGCCGCTGCCCGGACAGGGCCGCTTCGATGTCGCGCGCCGCGCGCCCGGCGGACAGGTTCGGCGGGTGCGTCGCGTCTTTTGGCTCTTGCAGCATCGCCAGCAGACGATTCACCAGCGCCAGCGCGCCCTCGGCCGTGTCTTTGTCCGCCGGCTCAGGCTTTTGGGCCGATTGTTGGCGGATATGGCGGTCCATCAGCACCGGAAAGCAGTAGCGACTGAAATAACTCGCCCACGCGCGGACTTTCTCCTGAGAATCTGCGTACAGCGCGTCCATCAGGGCGCCGAAGAGCCCCAGATTCGTCAGCAGCGCCATCAAAAACGGCGCATACCGAAAGGAAGGCGAACGCGCCCACATAATCGATCAGTTCCCCCTTGGAAAATTTTGTCACAACGCATATCAGATATAAAAAGTATATCGTATTTTCAAAGCGCTGTCTAGCCTTTTGTAAAGATTCATTAAAAAGCCATTCGCGCGCTGGATGGGTTTGATGAAACAGGAAGGGTTTGAGTCTTCCGGCAGATATTCCCATTTTCTCTCAACTCATGGAGTTTTTTCGATGAATGCTATTACTTTTTCAACGTCCGGGCCGCTTTCGCGCACTACCAGCGCTCGTTTTGGAATGGCGTTTTAGCCCAATCAAAATGTAAAAATAAATGGCTTACTGCTAGGGCACAAGCAACAGCAGCTTGTTAACGAGATTATTAAACCGCTTCCTACGGTTCACAATTATTTTCCCGATTTGTTCGGCGCCATTATTCGCGGGGCGAAGCTCTTGAATGGGTCGCAAGTATCGCCAAGTATAGAGCAGGCCCTCACCATTCAGAAGCAAATTGCCCAAACTCTAAAGCGGCTTAAATCGGAAGACGTTTCAACCACAGCCGACGAAGGCGTCCGCATTCGCCCTCTTTTAAAGCGCCTACAGGCTGACGCCGTAACCATACCTACAGTTTTAGTAGAACCAATTACTAAGGCGTTTGAGGAAATCCTGAAGGCTTCCAAGCGTGGCAAGCGAGCCAAGGAAGCGATTTCCCCTGCTAAACCCCAATAACCCCACCCGCTGGGGATGCGTCCTGCGCGCTCAATAGCGAGCCGCGCGGGGCGCTCGGCGGGGGTTCGACAGAAGCGCCGCGCCTTGGATGAATTTTCAGGGCGCGGCGGGCGTTTGGGGCCTCACGCCTGCGGGAAATTGCATTTTCAAACATTTGTTACACGCTGCGCAATTCAGACGCTGGAGAGCGTTCCATGGAACAGGAAGACCTGCGCCTTCTAATCACGATTCCATTTAGACGCTTGGCGTT
Coding sequences:
- a CDS encoding HD domain-containing protein; the protein is MQTPPGMPSSYDAHASDSPFDAAAQRRDPLEAIYALNVGDFLTEDFMSADLLDKIADSVGSCPDKLRRQLDEMIQIYSLEKTLGVMGFQPDESFVLYDSIASTLARMFQADACHLFQITRRESGEEGLSLTGTSKDFTGPGRWQVGLELKPDSLFLPAWEDGRPITLLNVQEDPRWEPIPRLGQENVRALLAMPMTEAGKRLGLLTLERYEAHPFSSELLSLADATAKLFVVAMRLQQLSARAQAEILQGADQTRLDELRSLRAQMTENIADLGAHQQRFVECLGAAIDARCRFMRGHARQVAEIARRIAETMDLNEKTVDLAYYAGLLGAIGKMEIPRQVLVKEEGLQREEWEALRGHPNVGASLLAQIHFLSDVVPYVTYQNARWDGSGSPAGLAGRDIPLGSRILAVADAYAAMSADRPYRGDGLAHEDALRLLAREAGVKWDPAVVRALAALPAPDRL
- a CDS encoding ABC transporter ATP-binding protein, with product MSVSPAVADPSAQAEAPAIEAHGLVKRYKGVLALDGVSFEAPARSVFCVLGPNGAGKTTLLKILTTMTRPDEGDARILGHDIRRNAMAIRSQIGVVSQDNHFETYFTVWQNLALHAELHGMARETYTPRIEALLRQVDLYDRRHAKCDELSGGMQRRISLIRALIHHPRLLFLDEPTTGLDPVARRQLWQTIADIRDNTAIILTTHYMEEADVLSDCILMMHRGRAVMSGSPQALKRRVTPLNRYELLLRTPQARALAARIDAALNANAGAGGASGGERMRVTLCVGDDPYRLEMKLADSADLSALLTLIEPDALLRVGALEADLEDVFLAVASGASLTGEGA
- a CDS encoding ABC transporter permease; its protein translation is MSGLHFRRGALPIFRKVVAIETDSWVLESLTTIAIPVSFYLAFGMGLRGQIQNVDGMPYMAFITPGLITMTILLEAFKIGAWNLWLGRWHNRMIHEFRIKPIATVDIIIGEILGAFTMALAKGALVALILYLLSPYALSVGALGAYLAYLFPGSILFTCFGTMVGTFFRKPDQIAQSQAIVITPLLYLGGLFFPTSAFPEWAQPLVRWLPTTALFEGGRHAFITGVFHGASWLGLCAMALISVVVAAVVFDRELSR